One stretch of Desulfovibrionales bacterium DNA includes these proteins:
- a CDS encoding helix-turn-helix transcriptional regulator, whose protein sequence is MSTKIYSFSEKIKEIRAKNKLSQEKFAKAIGYSKGYLADVESGRTKPSRGMLEAIQRVYGTSIDWLLSENQIFYLIEENKNPEVPQHIIFVYAFTQQGIDRSEEILRDVLANTKYIFVDASGIKSGYQFLKKIFNVEGTTQQLWDEQLEPMMLNEEGVLIIKNMSLSKIPDSGGLIRSIFKIMDDAREKRHEGTRLIMVRKKTKFSLIILDYPSYVEKNMIFGNYAIPVYLLSKFDAAR, encoded by the coding sequence ATGTCAACAAAAATTTATTCTTTTTCGGAAAAAATAAAAGAAATACGGGCTAAGAATAAACTTTCGCAGGAGAAGTTTGCAAAGGCAATTGGTTATTCAAAAGGATATCTTGCAGATGTGGAAAGTGGAAGGACAAAGCCATCGAGAGGTATGTTGGAGGCTATTCAACGGGTTTATGGTACATCAATAGATTGGTTGCTCTCAGAAAACCAAATTTTTTATCTAATAGAAGAGAATAAAAATCCTGAAGTTCCACAACACATCATCTTTGTTTATGCTTTTACACAGCAAGGAATAGATCGCAGTGAAGAAATCTTGAGAGATGTCCTTGCGAATACAAAATACATATTCGTTGACGCTTCAGGTATTAAGAGCGGTTACCAGTTTCTTAAAAAAATTTTTAATGTAGAAGGAACAACCCAACAGCTTTGGGACGAACAATTAGAGCCCATGATGTTAAACGAAGAGGGCGTCTTAATAATCAAAAATATGTCTTTATCCAAGATCCCCGATAGTGGCGGGCTAATTAGGTCTATTTTTAAAATAATGGATGATGCAAGGGAAAAGCGACACGAAGGGACCCGTCTTATTATGGTACGCAAAAAAACGAAATTTTCCTTAATAATTCTAGATTACCCGAGTTACGTGGAAAAGAATATGATTTTTGGTAACTACGCAATTCCTGTATACTTATTATCAAAGTTCGATGCTGCAAGATAA
- a CDS encoding DDE-type integrase/transposase/recombinase, with protein MFSNKKYLLKIVEFARYEGVTVRTVKRKIKSNILSVVKVKGESGYRKNHLENRLHYTLLSNPETQEAFLQDRGLLEPENEKPALEPGEEKSFNGLKDWQKKKLNERDDLLRELFEVRVSIPKRKKTPFYKDFARQHNISFSTLRRWMADHESDGLWGLIPKYNCGKREPILTKEMKEFLTGIYMVPNGPTKIETFRKIKLRCKDQNLPCPSYQTLVAYINSTWPPAQQVLIRDKRRWDREYGPYVLRDADALALNECWIGDAKQLDIFVKFRGKNLRPWLTAVLDWKSRMFVGWVLTPVPDSQAVAQSLCYAIDKYGVPQTLYFDRGKPYKSKRIAGEKNEDKESGKIYITGVCQDLNIRIFYASPYNAREKAIEPNFRFLTYIFRNLPGFCGHNSKVRDSKRLAREIKNKKLLSFEEFSKLFDQAMEGRNTRVHTTTKRSPKSFYDGYVPNIPAQWPAFRDFLLQDVHIKTVKNSGVVIDGMFYRGEQLWELSGERVEARRDFKDITRAVIIHKNKVFGSAFLEEAGHYRSPITLESAQKCQNIRKKARKWRENLIEHKDVLDDPIEAAAKMSKEGSLQPRDIRPADFKVVSLNRKSRLAREVGKAIKEGEKQERQKKTAAGGGDSLISQMLDGLEREREAVEQEEPKYRLYNDNYFDDD; from the coding sequence ATGTTCTCAAATAAAAAATACTTATTAAAAATCGTCGAATTTGCTCGTTATGAGGGGGTTACCGTTAGGACGGTAAAGAGAAAGATCAAGAGCAACATCCTCTCCGTCGTAAAGGTTAAAGGTGAGAGTGGCTATAGGAAGAACCACCTTGAAAATCGCCTCCACTACACCCTACTAAGCAACCCCGAGACCCAGGAAGCTTTTCTACAAGACCGGGGTTTACTTGAACCCGAAAACGAAAAGCCAGCGCTGGAACCCGGTGAAGAAAAGAGCTTTAATGGTCTCAAAGACTGGCAAAAAAAGAAATTAAATGAGAGAGACGATTTACTCCGAGAGTTATTTGAGGTTCGCGTAAGCATACCCAAACGTAAAAAGACCCCCTTTTATAAAGATTTTGCCCGCCAACACAATATCTCTTTTAGCACACTAAGGCGGTGGATGGCGGATCATGAAAGCGACGGGCTTTGGGGCTTGATTCCAAAATACAATTGCGGAAAACGAGAGCCAATCCTTACCAAAGAGATGAAGGAATTCCTCACCGGAATCTACATGGTTCCCAACGGTCCGACTAAAATAGAGACCTTTAGAAAAATCAAACTTCGGTGTAAAGACCAAAACCTACCTTGTCCATCGTACCAGACGCTTGTAGCTTATATTAACAGCACCTGGCCGCCCGCACAGCAAGTCCTGATCAGAGACAAGAGGCGATGGGACCGTGAATATGGCCCTTATGTCCTCAGGGATGCGGACGCCCTGGCGCTTAATGAATGCTGGATCGGGGATGCCAAGCAACTCGATATATTTGTGAAGTTTCGCGGGAAAAATTTAAGGCCTTGGCTCACGGCGGTTCTCGATTGGAAATCGAGAATGTTTGTCGGTTGGGTGCTGACACCGGTTCCTGATTCTCAGGCTGTTGCCCAGAGCCTTTGCTACGCTATAGATAAATATGGGGTGCCGCAGACCTTGTATTTCGACAGAGGCAAGCCCTACAAGTCGAAGAGAATCGCGGGCGAAAAAAATGAGGATAAAGAGTCTGGTAAAATATATATTACCGGTGTTTGCCAAGACTTAAATATTAGGATTTTTTATGCCAGTCCTTATAATGCCCGCGAGAAGGCCATTGAGCCCAATTTTCGGTTTCTTACTTACATATTTAGGAATCTACCCGGTTTTTGTGGGCATAATTCAAAGGTTCGGGACTCAAAACGGCTGGCTCGGGAGATCAAAAACAAGAAGTTGTTGAGTTTCGAGGAATTTTCAAAACTATTTGATCAAGCTATGGAAGGCCGAAATACTCGCGTACACACCACAACCAAGCGCTCCCCTAAGTCTTTTTATGATGGTTATGTCCCCAATATCCCCGCTCAATGGCCTGCGTTCCGGGATTTCTTACTTCAGGATGTGCATATCAAGACGGTCAAAAATAGTGGAGTTGTCATCGATGGCATGTTTTATCGTGGCGAGCAGTTATGGGAGCTTTCCGGCGAAAGGGTCGAGGCCAGAAGAGATTTTAAAGATATTACCCGCGCCGTAATTATACACAAGAACAAGGTTTTTGGTAGTGCCTTCCTGGAAGAGGCTGGCCATTATCGATCGCCTATAACTCTTGAATCAGCCCAGAAATGTCAAAATATCCGTAAAAAGGCACGTAAATGGCGGGAAAACCTTATTGAACATAAGGACGTTCTGGACGATCCAATTGAAGCTGCTGCCAAGATGAGTAAAGAAGGAAGCCTACAACCACGGGATATTCGCCCGGCCGATTTCAAAGTTGTGAGTTTGAACAGGAAAAGCAGGTTGGCAAGGGAGGTCGGGAAGGCCATAAAAGAAGGGGAAAAGCAGGAACGACAGAAGAAAACGGCCGCTGGAGGCGGCGATAGTCTGATTAGCCAGATGCTGGATGGTCTTGAGCGGGAGAGGGAAGCAGTCGAGCAGGAAGAGCCGAAATATAGGCTCTACAATGATAATTATTTCGATGATGATTAG
- a CDS encoding YkgJ family cysteine cluster protein, producing MIEPTRYNLDSRFRFRCHKGVKCFTLCCRGINIILPPYDIMRIKNRLKISSEEFLQKYTKLDFLGHTQLPVITLKMLDGKDERCPFVTPEGCTIYSDRPSTCRYYPVGRTTFKEKNKEKVREEDFYFMVRENHCLGFQEDTEWTIEEWRKDQGVDIYDEMNRGWMEIILRKKSYGPTAELSQQALQMFFMVYSDIDKFKRFVFESSFLEKYNISDETIAKIKKDDLDLMKFGFDWLKSALFGAEAVKLKDEVLQAKVREMREKAGQAAVKATS from the coding sequence ATGATAGAACCGACCAGATATAACCTTGACAGCCGGTTTAGATTCCGGTGCCATAAGGGCGTAAAATGTTTTACCCTTTGCTGCCGTGGCATCAATATAATCTTGCCGCCCTACGACATCATGCGTATCAAGAACCGGCTCAAGATATCTTCAGAAGAGTTTCTCCAAAAGTACACCAAACTTGATTTCCTCGGCCATACCCAGCTTCCGGTAATTACCTTAAAGATGCTTGATGGGAAAGACGAACGCTGTCCGTTTGTAACCCCGGAGGGTTGTACGATATATTCCGATCGCCCTTCAACTTGCAGATACTATCCCGTAGGTAGGACTACGTTTAAAGAGAAGAACAAGGAGAAAGTCAGGGAAGAGGACTTTTATTTCATGGTTCGGGAGAACCACTGCCTCGGCTTTCAGGAAGATACGGAATGGACCATAGAAGAATGGAGAAAAGATCAGGGTGTGGATATATATGATGAAATGAACAGGGGCTGGATGGAGATTATCCTCAGGAAAAAATCCTATGGTCCGACCGCTGAGCTTAGCCAACAGGCCTTACAGATGTTCTTTATGGTCTATTCGGATATTGATAAATTCAAGCGGTTTGTTTTTGAAAGCTCATTCCTGGAAAAATATAATATAAGCGATGAAACTATAGCAAAAATAAAAAAGGATGACTTAGATCTGATGAAATTTGGGTTTGACTGGCTGAAGTCCGCCCTTTTCGGGGCAGAGGCAGTCAAACTCAAGGACGAGGTATTGCAGGCCAAAGTCCGGGAAATGAGAGAAAAAGCCGGACAAGCCGCTGTGAAGGCCACATCATAG
- the qmoC gene encoding quinone-interacting membrane-bound oxidoreductase complex subunit QmoC → MAGYSVDPDVKFVKEIQKLGGESLKKCFQCATCSVICPLSSDEKPFPRKEMIWAQWGLKDKLVKNGDIWACHQCGDCSTYCPRGARPGDVIAAARAYAIREYAFPRFMGNLVGEGKYLPVILAIPLVIILLVLAALGNLKIPAGEIVYSKFLPIKFVDSIFLPFAGLAIISLGLGLRNFWNDISPSRYRYLVGRNFLKSLVETIVEVLGHVRFRKCGTNVGRLTAHLAVFYGFVGLFITTNIVVFYEYILHRETPLPLYDPAKIIGNISAIILFIGISLIIRNRLANPDQSSSYFDWALILMILGVTVSGILTELLRLADIANLAYPMYVLHLMFVFYIIGYLPYSKLAHMVYRTVALAYKRHIETKSEPVR, encoded by the coding sequence ATGGCAGGTTATTCAGTTGATCCCGATGTTAAGTTTGTTAAGGAGATTCAGAAATTAGGTGGAGAGTCTCTGAAGAAGTGCTTCCAGTGCGCGACATGCTCGGTCATTTGTCCCCTGTCTTCAGACGAAAAGCCTTTCCCACGAAAAGAGATGATCTGGGCGCAGTGGGGGCTGAAGGACAAACTGGTCAAAAATGGCGATATCTGGGCGTGCCACCAGTGCGGTGATTGTTCGACCTATTGCCCGCGCGGGGCCAGGCCGGGCGATGTCATAGCGGCGGCGCGCGCTTACGCTATCAGGGAATATGCCTTCCCAAGATTCATGGGCAACCTGGTCGGCGAGGGTAAGTACTTGCCGGTGATTCTGGCTATCCCCCTGGTGATAATCCTGCTGGTCCTTGCCGCCTTGGGGAACTTAAAGATCCCGGCGGGCGAGATTGTTTATTCGAAATTTTTGCCGATCAAGTTTGTGGATTCCATATTTTTGCCCTTTGCCGGTCTGGCCATAATTTCCCTTGGGCTGGGATTAAGAAATTTCTGGAATGACATAAGCCCCAGCCGTTACAGGTATCTGGTCGGGCGAAACTTTTTAAAGTCACTGGTGGAGACCATTGTCGAGGTGCTGGGGCATGTGCGCTTCAGAAAGTGCGGGACAAACGTGGGGCGCCTTACCGCCCATCTGGCCGTGTTTTACGGGTTTGTCGGTCTCTTTATAACTACAAATATCGTGGTGTTTTACGAATATATCCTCCACCGGGAGACACCCCTGCCGTTATATGATCCGGCCAAGATCATCGGAAATATCAGCGCGATTATCCTCTTTATCGGTATTTCCCTGATTATAAGGAACAGGCTGGCGAACCCGGATCAAAGTAGTTCTTATTTTGACTGGGCGCTTATCCTCATGATATTAGGCGTAACGGTATCCGGGATACTTACGGAACTTTTACGGCTGGCGGACATTGCCAATCTGGCCTATCCAATGTACGTTCTTCACCTGATGTTTGTCTTCTATATCATAGGATACTTACCATATTCCAAGCTGGCGCATATGGTGTACCGTACGGTAGCTCTGGCTTACAAAAGACATATAGAGACAAAATCGGAGCCTGTCAGGTAA
- a CDS encoding FAD-dependent oxidoreductase: MEKKYGVYICTGCDIGKSLDIEKLSAVAASSKVPLCKTHPFLCSPAGVDLIKQDIAGEGVNTVIIAACSPRVMYDVFEFGPVLVERVNLREGVVWSHEAKKAGGEGEEAAIDPEFQMLAEDYLRMGIVKTQKGELPEPYKPEEEINKKILVIGGGVTGMSAALDAASVGYEVTLVEKEKELGGFAAKLYKQAARTYPYTDIETPDIQSKISAVNSHAKINVRTETEVSRIAGAPGLYHVSFKPAGTEGEWDVPPKAAAPATEEAKPAEGGEAAEASGRAYKDILLQDESAERYGAVILATGWRPYDAKKLDALGFGKYPNVITNVMMEEMAAKGSLVRPSDGKPLKSVAFIQCAGQRDEKHLPYCSATCCITSLKQAKYVREQGEDAKAFIFYKDMRTPGQYENFYKSMQQDPGVFLTKGDVVSITEDTRKGLTVEVDNTLIGEKIEVNVDMVVLATGMVPTTQDEAIINLAYRQGPSLIDLELFNGFADSNFICFPYETRRTGVYAAGTVRQPMTIPMCEDDAAGAALKAIQCIESAYRGVSVHPRSGDMSYPEFFFARCTQCKRCTEECPFGALDDDERGTPKPNPTRCRRCGTCMGACPERIIGFKNYNIDMIGSMVKSFEVPEDEGIYRVVAFVCENDAYPAMDMAAMKGLKFPAGIRVIPVRCLGSMNMVWIKDAMSRGIDGVILLGCKYGDDYQCHFAKGSELANRRMDNVGETLKSLALESERVKLVQVAIDEYDKIPQIFNEFMEQMEAMGPSPMKGF, from the coding sequence ATGGAAAAGAAATACGGAGTATACATCTGTACCGGCTGTGATATCGGTAAATCACTTGATATAGAAAAGCTGTCTGCGGTAGCTGCCAGTTCCAAGGTTCCACTTTGTAAAACCCACCCTTTCCTGTGCAGTCCGGCCGGTGTTGACTTGATAAAACAAGATATCGCAGGGGAGGGGGTCAATACCGTGATCATCGCTGCCTGTTCACCAAGGGTCATGTATGATGTTTTTGAATTCGGCCCTGTACTGGTGGAGAGGGTAAATCTGCGGGAAGGCGTGGTCTGGAGCCATGAGGCAAAAAAAGCAGGAGGCGAAGGAGAAGAGGCGGCCATTGATCCGGAGTTTCAGATGCTGGCCGAGGATTACCTGCGTATGGGGATTGTAAAGACCCAAAAAGGTGAGCTACCTGAGCCCTATAAACCGGAAGAGGAGATTAATAAGAAGATCCTGGTTATTGGCGGGGGTGTGACGGGTATGAGCGCAGCCCTTGATGCGGCCAGTGTCGGCTATGAGGTCACTCTCGTGGAAAAAGAGAAGGAACTGGGCGGGTTTGCGGCCAAGCTCTATAAACAGGCGGCCAGGACCTACCCATATACCGATATAGAGACACCGGACATCCAGTCCAAGATCAGCGCGGTTAATAGCCATGCGAAGATCAATGTACGCACAGAGACGGAGGTGTCCCGTATAGCCGGTGCGCCGGGGCTATATCATGTCTCGTTTAAACCGGCGGGGACTGAAGGTGAGTGGGATGTGCCTCCTAAGGCAGCCGCTCCAGCAACAGAGGAGGCCAAACCGGCCGAGGGCGGAGAAGCCGCTGAGGCGAGTGGCCGGGCATACAAGGATATCTTGCTCCAGGACGAGAGTGCAGAACGCTACGGCGCGGTAATATTGGCTACCGGGTGGAGGCCTTACGATGCCAAAAAACTGGATGCCTTGGGCTTTGGCAAGTATCCAAATGTGATTACCAACGTGATGATGGAGGAGATGGCGGCGAAAGGTTCTTTGGTGCGGCCTTCGGATGGAAAGCCGCTAAAGAGTGTGGCCTTTATTCAGTGCGCCGGCCAGCGGGATGAAAAACATCTTCCGTACTGTTCCGCGACGTGCTGTATCACCTCCCTCAAGCAGGCTAAATATGTGCGGGAACAGGGTGAAGACGCCAAGGCGTTTATTTTCTACAAGGATATGCGCACCCCGGGCCAGTATGAGAATTTCTATAAGAGCATGCAGCAGGATCCGGGGGTTTTTCTGACCAAGGGGGATGTGGTATCCATTACCGAGGATACCAGGAAAGGTTTGACCGTAGAGGTTGATAATACCCTTATCGGAGAAAAAATTGAGGTGAACGTGGACATGGTGGTCTTGGCCACCGGCATGGTTCCCACGACCCAGGATGAGGCCATTATTAATCTGGCCTACCGCCAGGGGCCTAGCCTTATAGACCTGGAGTTATTTAATGGTTTTGCGGATTCCAACTTTATCTGTTTTCCTTACGAGACCAGGCGAACCGGCGTCTATGCGGCGGGCACGGTCCGGCAGCCGATGACCATACCTATGTGTGAAGACGATGCGGCCGGCGCGGCCCTCAAGGCCATTCAGTGCATAGAGTCGGCCTATAGGGGCGTATCGGTTCATCCGCGTTCCGGGGATATGAGTTATCCGGAGTTCTTCTTCGCCAGATGCACACAGTGTAAGAGGTGCACCGAAGAATGTCCGTTTGGGGCATTGGATGACGATGAGAGAGGAACGCCCAAGCCCAATCCCACCCGGTGCCGGCGCTGCGGCACCTGTATGGGGGCCTGCCCGGAGAGGATCATCGGGTTCAAAAATTATAACATTGACATGATCGGCTCCATGGTGAAGTCCTTTGAAGTGCCGGAAGACGAAGGTATATACAGGGTTGTCGCCTTTGTCTGCGAGAATGATGCCTATCCGGCTATGGACATGGCCGCCATGAAGGGGCTTAAGTTCCCGGCGGGCATAAGGGTTATCCCGGTGCGTTGCCTGGGTTCTATGAATATGGTCTGGATTAAAGATGCCATGTCCAGAGGCATCGATGGCGTTATCCTTCTGGGTTGCAAGTATGGCGATGATTATCAATGCCACTTTGCCAAGGGCAGTGAGCTGGCCAACAGACGTATGGATAACGTGGGCGAGACATTAAAATCTCTGGCCCTTGAATCAGAACGTGTTAAACTGGTACAGGTGGCCATCGACGAATATGATAAGATACCACAGATTTTCAATGAATTTATGGAGCAGATGGAGGCCATGGGCCCCAGCCCCATGAAAGGCTTTTAG
- a CDS encoding DUF1018 domain-containing protein, producing the protein MISKDQIKLIWVLARQLDLNSDELHEVVAGITGKDSIKALSVGEGIEVVNTMIRAGGKVKKKRKPRRKLPPNVVEMVTGEQLEFIRFLEGRLGWQDNPQRLKAFVRRIIKREVVRTKQEGSKVIQGLKSMVSRNKGGGMDGANEMSGN; encoded by the coding sequence GTGATTAGTAAGGACCAAATCAAATTAATCTGGGTACTGGCCCGGCAACTGGATCTGAATAGCGATGAACTCCACGAAGTGGTCGCCGGGATCACCGGTAAAGACTCAATTAAGGCCCTTTCAGTCGGGGAAGGCATAGAGGTTGTTAATACCATGATCCGGGCCGGGGGCAAGGTGAAGAAAAAGAGGAAGCCCAGGCGAAAGTTGCCGCCCAATGTGGTGGAAATGGTAACCGGTGAACAGCTAGAATTTATCAGGTTTTTAGAGGGAAGACTCGGCTGGCAGGATAACCCGCAACGTCTAAAGGCCTTTGTCAGGAGAATAATAAAAAGGGAGGTGGTAAGGACCAAACAGGAGGGGAGCAAGGTTATTCAGGGGTTAAAAAGCATGGTTAGCAGGAATAAAGGAGGTGGAATGGATGGAGCCAACGAAATGTCAGGAAACTAA
- the mraZ gene encoding division/cell wall cluster transcriptional repressor MraZ — protein MFRGRSTHTLDSKGRLIIPARFREVLRAGYDDRLIITNLHRCLVAYPFEEWRLIENKTASLSAIDENVKAFLRLFISGAVECPLDRQGRVLIPPSLREYADLNKEIVLAGMLKNFEIWDKALWDEEISKSRENYPQLSATLAQIGI, from the coding sequence GTGTTTCGTGGCAGGTCAACACATACCCTGGATAGTAAGGGCCGCTTAATTATCCCGGCGCGGTTTCGCGAGGTTCTCAGGGCCGGGTACGATGACCGCCTTATTATAACCAATCTCCACCGTTGCTTAGTAGCCTACCCTTTTGAAGAGTGGCGGCTGATTGAGAATAAAACGGCTTCTCTATCTGCCATAGATGAGAATGTCAAGGCCTTTTTAAGGTTGTTTATCTCCGGCGCTGTGGAATGTCCGCTGGACCGGCAGGGGAGGGTCCTCATTCCTCCCAGCCTTCGTGAATATGCAGACCTGAATAAAGAGATTGTATTAGCCGGGATGCTTAAAAACTTTGAGATATGGGATAAGGCCCTATGGGATGAGGAGATCAGTAAATCCCGGGAGAATTATCCGCAACTGAGTGCAACATTAGCCCAGATTGGGATTTAA
- a CDS encoding AAA family ATPase — translation MELAALGENPDIQQEDFIYRETKARFFRHKEQSGDKIEAIAHRMGKPPGMLVQYLSGGLDPYGKMVIQGAVLDYLDRQEKSKPSLEDLILSTTVVKDVLESIRWCDEFGKMGSITGDAGCGKTTAIRKYLKKHGETTVVMTCGITVKCVRAVLEGVSDNLGDRRLYSKSNSFYLKRIIECLQERPRVLIFDEAPFLSWDAWEALRQIWDNTKTGMVFIGQQRLLSEMRGRRSAYLFDQILSRLAIRRQVGGSISKGDVELISGAVFSEGLDRKSLDFLYEKTTGDGKFRTLNNILTLARQMSGVSKKPINLTILREASRFLMV, via the coding sequence ATGGAGCTAGCGGCTTTAGGGGAGAATCCGGATATCCAGCAGGAGGATTTTATTTATCGGGAGACCAAGGCTCGATTTTTCCGTCACAAGGAACAGTCTGGCGACAAAATTGAGGCAATAGCACACCGGATGGGAAAGCCGCCAGGGATGCTAGTTCAGTATCTCAGTGGTGGCCTGGATCCTTATGGAAAGATGGTGATCCAAGGGGCAGTTCTAGATTATTTAGATCGCCAGGAGAAATCGAAGCCCTCACTCGAAGACCTGATTTTATCTACTACGGTCGTGAAGGATGTTTTGGAATCTATTCGATGGTGCGATGAGTTTGGAAAAATGGGGAGCATTACCGGTGATGCGGGTTGCGGTAAAACCACGGCGATCCGGAAATATCTAAAGAAACATGGCGAAACTACGGTTGTTATGACCTGCGGGATTACAGTGAAGTGTGTTCGCGCCGTCCTTGAAGGCGTATCCGACAACCTGGGGGACCGGCGACTTTATAGTAAGTCAAATTCTTTTTACCTAAAAAGGATTATTGAGTGTCTACAGGAGCGGCCTAGGGTGTTGATCTTCGACGAAGCCCCATTTTTATCCTGGGACGCCTGGGAGGCTCTGAGGCAGATATGGGATAATACAAAAACGGGGATGGTTTTCATCGGCCAGCAGCGACTTTTGAGCGAAATGAGAGGTCGAAGGAGCGCATACCTTTTTGATCAGATATTGAGCAGATTGGCCATTCGACGGCAGGTGGGGGGAAGCATTTCAAAAGGAGATGTTGAGTTAATCTCGGGGGCGGTTTTTTCTGAGGGGTTAGATAGAAAAAGTCTTGATTTTCTTTATGAGAAGACGACTGGCGATGGCAAATTTAGGACATTAAACAATATTTTGACGCTGGCAAGGCAGATGAGTGGAGTATCCAAAAAGCCCATAAATTTGACCATCTTACGAGAGGCGAGTCGGTTTCTAATGGTCTGA
- a CDS encoding Mu-like prophage major head subunit gpT family protein, which yields MNREKVLKDIERTLFYSDLQVGLNPVEKLEAALIKLFVPEYDTRGVGAFNSLRDAYVHFTGDNDINGMFYPHKASKDLRACADFASNSFAYGLQNALSMYLSKMYKAFPYHEEILISEKKKAADFRKIHSVQLGYLGDLPDVDPETGDYQSAEQYTDTESQYDLNHKGTILWVTRKHILNDSIGLVKGMVKRMARSARKTHARYVWNFYINNATCPDGTAWFTAEHGNLGNNALDLAPLVTAITALANMTEPGPSAEKLGLDLGTFNWHLVVPIDLWDLAVKKNQSRDYYTSNDLTTKVPNPCQRLFGDRNERIVTCPFMTDTNDWGVIRDREDVPIVEMSYYAGHEEPEFIIEEGPTEEHVFRADKIGYKIRHEYGGTLADYPGGYKSVVA from the coding sequence ATGAACAGAGAAAAGGTATTGAAAGATATAGAAAGGACTCTTTTTTATAGTGATCTGCAGGTAGGACTGAACCCGGTCGAAAAGCTTGAAGCCGCCCTAATCAAGCTTTTCGTGCCCGAATATGACACCAGGGGCGTGGGGGCCTTCAATAGTCTTCGTGATGCCTATGTCCACTTTACAGGTGACAATGACATAAACGGCATGTTTTACCCTCACAAGGCGTCAAAGGATTTGCGGGCCTGTGCTGATTTCGCCTCCAATTCCTTTGCTTATGGCTTGCAAAATGCGCTAAGCATGTATCTGTCCAAGATGTACAAGGCTTTTCCTTATCATGAAGAGATCCTTATCTCGGAAAAGAAGAAGGCCGCGGACTTTAGAAAAATCCATTCAGTCCAATTGGGCTATTTGGGGGATCTCCCCGATGTCGACCCGGAGACTGGCGACTATCAGAGCGCAGAACAATATACCGATACGGAGTCGCAATACGATCTGAACCATAAAGGAACCATTCTATGGGTTACCAGGAAACATATCCTGAATGACAGTATCGGTCTGGTAAAAGGCATGGTCAAAAGGATGGCCCGCAGCGCCCGAAAGACCCATGCCAGATATGTCTGGAATTTTTATATTAATAACGCTACATGCCCGGATGGGACGGCCTGGTTCACCGCTGAGCATGGAAACCTTGGCAACAATGCCCTCGATCTAGCCCCTTTGGTGACTGCTATAACCGCACTGGCAAACATGACAGAACCCGGACCAAGCGCTGAAAAGCTGGGTCTGGATCTCGGTACTTTTAATTGGCACCTGGTTGTGCCTATTGATTTGTGGGATCTTGCGGTAAAGAAAAATCAAAGCCGGGATTACTACACGTCCAATGATCTGACCACAAAAGTCCCTAATCCTTGTCAACGGCTATTTGGCGATCGCAACGAGAGGATCGTTACCTGCCCGTTTATGACGGATACAAACGACTGGGGCGTTATCAGGGACCGGGAAGACGTACCCATCGTTGAAATGTCCTATTACGCGGGACATGAAGAGCCCGAGTTTATTATTGAAGAAGGCCCCACGGAAGAGCATGTCTTCAGGGCGGACAAGATTGGTTACAAGATCCGACATGAATATGGCGGCACCCTGGCCGATTATCCGGGTGGATATAAATCTGTCGTAGCATAA